Proteins encoded by one window of Pseudomonas tructae:
- a CDS encoding GNAT family N-acetyltransferase — protein sequence MSALSKIQDRIKRKGLRNTFNAGVKRYLFYHWELLWMERDLVSPVPPHKLKPYPPLRVETITVNNVRAFAKHFGDRIETMRELATEGHTGLMFLDDAGDVVAFIWGSPRHYHDRHFYGCWFPVGPGQFFEFGGELARKYWGTELSVDLQLELWKAMAAQGCDTVVDVCESHNIPALKLHLRMGYQEQGRVMHVYCLFGRWKFYRETRYSASRLEPLRKPETSPAPATVT from the coding sequence ATGAGTGCTTTGAGCAAGATCCAGGACCGCATAAAGCGTAAGGGACTGCGCAACACCTTCAACGCCGGGGTCAAACGTTACCTGTTCTACCACTGGGAACTGCTGTGGATGGAGCGCGACCTGGTCAGCCCCGTGCCCCCACACAAACTCAAACCCTACCCGCCGCTGCGGGTCGAGACCATCACCGTCAACAACGTGCGGGCCTTTGCCAAGCACTTTGGCGACCGTATCGAGACCATGCGCGAACTGGCCACCGAAGGCCACACCGGGCTGATGTTCCTCGATGACGCGGGCGATGTGGTGGCGTTTATCTGGGGTAGCCCGCGCCACTATCACGACCGCCACTTCTACGGCTGCTGGTTCCCGGTGGGGCCTGGGCAGTTCTTCGAGTTTGGCGGCGAGCTTGCGCGCAAGTACTGGGGCACGGAGCTGTCGGTCGACCTGCAACTGGAGCTGTGGAAGGCCATGGCCGCCCAGGGCTGCGACACCGTGGTGGATGTCTGCGAGAGCCACAACATCCCGGCGCTCAAGCTGCACCTGCGCATGGGTTATCAGGAACAAGGGCGGGTCATGCACGTGTACTGCCTGTTCGGGCGCTGGAAGTTCTACCGCGAGACCCGCTACAGCGCCTCGCGCCTGGAACCCTTGCGCAAACCTGAAACCAGCCCGGCCCCGGCCACGGTGACCTGA